TCGCCGCCCAGGTGCACCCCGTCGAGGCGGGCGCCGATCCGGCTGCTCAGCTTGGTGACGGTAACCGCTTGTGTCATCTTCAGTCCCTTTTCCGGCGATCTGGTGTAGTCAGGTGACTACCACGTTAACGTAGACGTGTGACTACACGGACGGCAAGCGTTTCGCGCGGCGCGATTCCCACCGGTCGGGAAGAGGTGGCCGCCGCGGTGCTGCAGGCGGCCGCCGACCTGTTCGCCGAGCGCGGACCCGCCGCAACCTCGATCCGTGACATCGCCGCTCGATCAAAGGTGAACCACGGCTTGGTTTTTCGGCACTTCGGCACGAAGGAGAAACTGGTCGGCGCGGTGCTCGACCACCTGAGTGCGGCCACCACCGGGGCGCGGCAGCGCGGTGCCCCGGAGGCGGAGGTGGAGCAAGCCGTGGAACGGCACATGCGGGTGATCGCCCGCACGCTGCTGGACGGCTATCCGGTCGGGCAGCTGCAGACGCAGTTTCCCGGCATGGCGCAGCTGCTCGAGGCGGTGCGCCCGCAATTTCCCGATGATCGCAGTGCGCGGCTGGCGGTGGCCAATGCGGCTGCCCTGCAATTCGGTTGGCGGCTTTTCGAGCCGTTCCTGCGGGCGTCGACCGGGCTGGACGACCTGACGGACGACGAGCTGCGGCAGTCCGTGATGGCCGAGTTGGCCCGCATGGTCCAACCGCACTGAGTCGCCGCTGAGCCCTGCGCCGCCTGCGGCGCAAGAATTCCGCAGGGATTTCCCAAAGATCTGGTGAGCGATTCGTCCGAAACTTTGCTCATGATGACTAAGGCAGCAAAGCACTTCGGGTTCGCGGGCGCGCTGGCAACGCTGGCCACCGCATCGCTGATCGCCTATCCCTCTGTGGCGCAGGCCAATCCGGGCGGCGATGGCGCCCGGATGTATGGCAACCCCGCAGCGGCAGCACCATTCTGGCGCCGCCAGCACGACAACATGGCCTGCGCTGAGGTCGCGGTGGCCGATGTGGTCGGTGAGATCACCGGCAACGAGCCAACCGAGGACGAGGTCAAGGCGGTGGCCGCGAACACCCCGAACTCGGCTGGGACCGGACCGATCTTCAACGGCAACGGCACCGACCCTTGGGACGTAGCGGTTCTGTTGGGGCACTATGGAATTCCGAGCGTCCGGGGCCAGTTCACCATTGGGACGCTGGCACCGGAGTTGGGTGCCGGCCGCAAAGTGCTCGCCGCGGTCAACGGCGAGACGCTGTGGAATCAGCCCGGCGACCATGCCCACGAAGACCACTTCGTCGTCGTCACCGGCATCGACACCGGGGCCGGTGTCGTGCATCTCAACGACAGCGGCGTGGATTACGGCCGAGACGAGGTCGTTCCTTTCGCCGTCTTCGAAGCGTCGTGGGCCACCAGCAGCCACTTTGCCGTCATAGCCAAGTAACCCCGAAGCCCGCCCCCGAGCTACGTCGCCGGCGCCATCCTGGCCAGGCTGCGGCGGTGCAACGGCTCGCGGCCCGGCGGCTGCGGCGGCGGCGGCAGCAGTGCCTCCCGCGGACGCACCGCGATGGTCGTGGGCTCCTCGGTGCTCAACGTGAGTTCCTCGCCGGCGTGCTGGATGACCAGCTCGCCACCGGGACCGTCGCGCAAGGTGTACATGACGTTCTCGTGGTCGGCGTCCACCGTCACGCGAAAACCGCGCCAGCGCAACCGGAATCGCAACCGGGAGATCCCGTCGGGCAGCTGTGGGTCGATGGACAGCACACCCTCGTCGTCGCGGAGTCCGCCGAAGCCGCCGACCAGCGCCGTCCACGCCCCGGCCAGCGAGGCCATATGCAGACCGTCGCGGGTGTTGCGGTGCAGATCGCGCAGGTCGATCAGCGCGGCTTCGTAGGCGTAGTCGTGAGCCAGCTCCAGGTGGCCGACCTCGGCGCACATCACCGCCTGGGTGCAGGCCGACAGCGAGGAATCGCGGACCGTGCGCCGTTCGTAGTAGTCGACGTTGCGCGCTTTCTGTTCGGCCGTGAATTCGTGGCTCTGCCACTGCATGGCCAGCACCAGATCGGCCTGCTTGATCACCTGCGCCGGGTAGAGCCGCACATACGCCTCGTGCATCAGCAGCGGGTAGGTGGCGTTGGTCTGGAAGTCCCATTCGGCGAAAGTGGTGAATCCTTCGCACTGTTGGTGGACGCCCAACTCCTCGTCGTAGGGGATGTGGGCGGCGCCGGCCGCGTCGCGCCACGCGGCCATCTCTTCGGTGGTGACGCCGAGCGCTCCGGCTTTGTCGGGATGGCGCTTGGCCGCGTCGGCGGCGATACGCAGGTTGTTGGCCGCCATCAGGTTGGTGAAGACGTTGTCGCGGACGATCGCGGTGTACTCGTCCGGGCCGGTCACCCCGTCCAGGTGCCACACACCGTGCCGGTCGTGGTGCCCCAGAGACATCCACAGCCGCGCGGTCTCGATCAGCACCGGCAGACCGCACTCCTCCTCCAGGGATTCGTCGCCGGTGACGAGGCGGTAGCGCTCGAACGCCATCGCGATGTCGGCGTTGATGTGCCAGCCCGCGGTGCCGGCCGGCCAGTATGCCGAGCACTCCTGACCACGGATGGTGCGCCACGGGAACGCCGCACCGTCCAGGCCCAATTCGGCCGCCCGCTCCTTGGCCAGGTCCAGCGTCGAGGCGCGCCAGCGCAGGGCGTCGGCCA
This genomic stretch from Mycobacterium paragordonae harbors:
- a CDS encoding TetR/AcrR family transcriptional regulator, with amino-acid sequence MTTRTASVSRGAIPTGREEVAAAVLQAAADLFAERGPAATSIRDIAARSKVNHGLVFRHFGTKEKLVGAVLDHLSAATTGARQRGAPEAEVEQAVERHMRVIARTLLDGYPVGQLQTQFPGMAQLLEAVRPQFPDDRSARLAVANAAALQFGWRLFEPFLRASTGLDDLTDDELRQSVMAELARMVQPH
- a CDS encoding C39 family peptidase, with protein sequence MTKAAKHFGFAGALATLATASLIAYPSVAQANPGGDGARMYGNPAAAAPFWRRQHDNMACAEVAVADVVGEITGNEPTEDEVKAVAANTPNSAGTGPIFNGNGTDPWDVAVLLGHYGIPSVRGQFTIGTLAPELGAGRKVLAAVNGETLWNQPGDHAHEDHFVVVTGIDTGAGVVHLNDSGVDYGRDEVVPFAVFEASWATSSHFAVIAK
- a CDS encoding glycoside hydrolase family 65 protein, whose amino-acid sequence is MISEEAFPVEPWQIRETRLNLNLLAQSESLFALSNGHIGLRGNLDEGEPYGLPGTYLNSFYEIRPLPYAEAGYGYPEAGQTVVDVTNGKIIRLMVDDEPFDVRYGELLDHERILDLRAGTLTRCAHWRSPTGKQVKVTSTRLVSLVHRSVAAIEYVVEAIDDFSRVTVQSELVTNEDQPQTSDDPRVSAILENPLEAVDHEITEGRALLMHRTRSSALMMAAAMDHEVEVPGRCEISTDVRADLARTTVICGLRPGQKLRIVKYLAYGWSSLRSRPGLRDQAAAALSSARYSGWQGLLDGQRAYLDLFWDAADVEVEGDPESQQAVRFGMFHLLQASARAERRAIPSKGLTGTGYDGHAFWDTEGFVLPVLTYTVPHAVADALRWRASTLDLAKERAAELGLDGAAFPWRTIRGQECSAYWPAGTAGWHINADIAMAFERYRLVTGDESLEEECGLPVLIETARLWMSLGHHDRHGVWHLDGVTGPDEYTAIVRDNVFTNLMAANNLRIAADAAKRHPDKAGALGVTTEEMAAWRDAAGAAHIPYDEELGVHQQCEGFTTFAEWDFQTNATYPLLMHEAYVRLYPAQVIKQADLVLAMQWQSHEFTAEQKARNVDYYERRTVRDSSLSACTQAVMCAEVGHLELAHDYAYEAALIDLRDLHRNTRDGLHMASLAGAWTALVGGFGGLRDDEGVLSIDPQLPDGISRLRFRLRWRGFRVTVDADHENVMYTLRDGPGGELVIQHAGEELTLSTEEPTTIAVRPREALLPPPPQPPGREPLHRRSLARMAPAT